One part of the Cupriavidus taiwanensis genome encodes these proteins:
- a CDS encoding nickel-dependent hydrogenase large subunit, protein MTAISTQGFQLDNSGRRIVVDPVTRIEGHLRVEVNVDSNNVIRNAVSTGTMWRGLEVILKGRDPRDAWAFVERICGVCTGCHALASVRAVEDALDIRIPPNAHLIREIMAKTLQVHDHVVHFYHLHALDWVDVISALNADPKLTSELQQRVSPAHPMSSPGYFRDVQTRLRKFVESGQLGPFMNGYWGNPAYVLPPDANLMAVTHYLEALDLQKEWVKIHAIFGGKNPHPNYLVGGVPCAINIDGDLAAGAPINIERLNFVKSLIDEAITFCRNVYVPDLLAIGTIYKARGWLHGGGLAATNVMDYGAYPLVNYNLSTNQIPGGAILNGDWNTILPVDPRDPEQVQEFVAHSWYQYPDNDRGLHPWDGITEAHYELGPNTKGTRTAIESIDESAKYSWVKSPRWRGHAMEVGPLARYILGYAHAQQGNTHCGRIKEQIDTSLVAVNQDMPKLLGLPETSLGAKLLLPTTIGRTLARALEAEYCAEMMADDWQSLLNNIRNGDTSTANVDKWDPSTWPAEAKGVGAVAAPRGALGHWIRIKDGRIENYQCVVPSTWNGGPRDAKGQIGAFEASLMNTPMANAEQPVEILRSLHSFDPCMACSTHVMSEDGAEMTAVTVR, encoded by the coding sequence ATGACAGCCATTTCCACCCAGGGGTTCCAGCTCGACAACAGCGGGCGGCGCATCGTCGTCGATCCGGTCACGCGCATCGAAGGCCACCTGCGCGTCGAGGTCAACGTCGATTCGAACAACGTGATCCGCAACGCCGTCTCCACCGGCACCATGTGGCGCGGACTCGAAGTCATTCTCAAGGGCCGCGATCCGCGCGACGCGTGGGCGTTCGTCGAGCGCATCTGCGGCGTGTGCACGGGATGTCACGCACTCGCCTCCGTGCGTGCCGTCGAGGACGCACTCGACATCCGCATTCCGCCGAACGCGCACCTGATCCGCGAGATCATGGCGAAGACCTTGCAGGTGCACGACCACGTGGTGCACTTCTACCATCTGCACGCCCTCGACTGGGTCGATGTGATCTCGGCGCTGAATGCCGACCCCAAGCTCACGTCCGAATTGCAGCAACGCGTCTCGCCTGCGCATCCGATGTCGTCGCCGGGCTATTTCCGCGACGTGCAGACGCGCCTGCGCAAGTTCGTCGAAAGCGGCCAGCTCGGTCCGTTCATGAACGGCTACTGGGGCAATCCCGCCTACGTACTGCCGCCGGATGCGAACCTGATGGCCGTGACGCACTACCTCGAAGCGCTCGACCTGCAAAAGGAGTGGGTGAAAATCCACGCGATCTTCGGCGGCAAGAATCCGCACCCGAACTACCTCGTGGGCGGCGTGCCCTGCGCCATCAACATCGACGGCGATCTGGCCGCCGGCGCTCCGATCAACATAGAGCGCCTGAACTTCGTCAAGTCGCTCATCGACGAAGCGATCACCTTCTGCCGCAACGTCTATGTGCCCGATCTGCTTGCGATCGGCACAATCTACAAGGCGCGCGGCTGGCTGCATGGCGGCGGCCTCGCCGCGACCAACGTGATGGACTACGGCGCGTATCCGCTCGTCAACTACAACCTGTCCACCAACCAGATTCCAGGCGGCGCGATCCTTAACGGCGACTGGAACACGATCCTGCCGGTCGATCCACGTGACCCCGAGCAGGTGCAGGAGTTCGTTGCGCACTCCTGGTATCAATACCCGGACAACGACCGCGGGCTGCATCCATGGGACGGCATCACCGAGGCGCATTACGAACTCGGGCCCAACACGAAGGGCACGCGCACCGCGATCGAGTCGATCGACGAGAGCGCGAAATACTCGTGGGTCAAGTCGCCGCGCTGGCGCGGGCACGCCATGGAAGTTGGACCGCTCGCGCGCTACATTCTCGGCTACGCGCATGCGCAGCAGGGCAATACGCATTGCGGGCGCATCAAGGAGCAGATCGACACCTCGCTCGTTGCCGTGAACCAGGACATGCCGAAGCTGCTCGGCTTGCCGGAAACCTCGCTCGGAGCGAAGCTGCTGCTACCGACCACCATCGGCCGCACGCTCGCACGCGCGCTCGAAGCGGAATATTGCGCCGAGATGATGGCGGACGACTGGCAAAGCCTCCTTAACAACATCCGCAACGGTGACACTTCGACCGCGAACGTCGATAAGTGGGACCCTTCGACGTGGCCCGCCGAAGCGAAGGGCGTGGGCGCGGTCGCCGCGCCGCGCGGCGCGCTCGGCCACTGGATCCGGATCAAGGACGGCCGCATCGAGAATTATCAGTGCGTCGTGCCGAGCACCTGGAACGGCGGACCGCGCGACGCGAAAGGGCAGATCGGCGCGTTCGAGGCGAGCCTCATGAACACGCCCATGGCGAACGCCGAGCAGCCTGTCGAGATCCTGCGCTCGCTGCATTCGTTCGATCCTTGCATGGCTTGCTCGACGCACGTGATGAGCGAGGACGGCGCCGAAATGACCGCCGTGACCGTGCGCTAA
- the cybH gene encoding Ni/Fe-hydrogenase, b-type cytochrome subunit, producing MQSYSRREEARDTVPPAEAIYVYEAPVRIWHWINAASIVVLAVTGYLIGSPLPTQPGEASAHFLMGYIRFAHFTAAYLFTIGLAGRAYWAIVGNHHAREMFWVPMFSREYWLDMFAMLRSYAFLEPTSRQFSGHNPLSRFAMFFLFLLVSLFMIVTGFALYGEGAQAGSWQQIVFGWVRPLLGQQGVYTWHHLGMLAILIFVILHVSQAIREDIMGRQSVVGSMISGYRTFKK from the coding sequence ATGCAATCGTATTCCCGACGCGAAGAGGCGCGCGACACCGTTCCGCCCGCCGAAGCGATTTACGTGTACGAAGCGCCGGTGCGCATCTGGCACTGGATCAACGCGGCGTCGATCGTGGTGCTGGCGGTGACCGGCTACCTGATCGGCTCGCCGCTTCCCACGCAGCCCGGCGAGGCGAGCGCGCATTTTCTGATGGGCTATATACGCTTCGCGCATTTCACCGCGGCCTACCTGTTCACCATCGGACTCGCGGGCCGCGCGTATTGGGCCATTGTCGGCAATCACCACGCGCGCGAAATGTTCTGGGTGCCGATGTTCTCGCGCGAGTATTGGCTGGACATGTTCGCGATGCTGCGTTCCTACGCGTTTCTCGAGCCCACATCGCGCCAGTTCAGCGGCCACAATCCGTTGTCGCGATTCGCGATGTTCTTCTTGTTCCTGCTGGTCTCGCTTTTCATGATCGTGACCGGTTTCGCGCTGTACGGCGAAGGCGCGCAGGCGGGTTCGTGGCAGCAGATTGTGTTCGGCTGGGTGCGTCCGCTGCTCGGCCAGCAAGGCGTGTACACTTGGCATCACCTCGGCATGTTGGCGATCCTGATCTTCGTGATCCTGCATGTCTCTCAGGCGATCCGCGAGGACATCATGGGTCGCCAAAGCGTGGTCGGCTCGATGATCTCGGGCTACCGCACGTTCAAAAAGTGA
- a CDS encoding HyaD/HybD family hydrogenase maturation endopeptidase, whose protein sequence is MLTSPQSGAPAIVVLGIGNVLWADEGFGVRCIEALQQRFEFAPHVSLMDGGTQGLYLVQYVQAADSLLIFDAVDYGLAPGTLKIVEDEEVPAFLGVRKMSLHQTGFQEVLMLARLTGRYPRRVLLFGCQPDEVDDYGGSLRPAVKASLERALELGVERLAAWGGEPSPRRTPLRAYEAVTLPHLALSRYEGERPSEADACRTGDERVLLRSRHEEPPSCA, encoded by the coding sequence ATGCTGACTTCCCCGCAAAGCGGCGCGCCCGCCATCGTCGTGCTCGGCATTGGCAACGTGCTATGGGCCGACGAGGGCTTTGGCGTGCGCTGCATCGAGGCGCTTCAACAGCGCTTCGAATTCGCCCCGCACGTGAGCCTCATGGACGGCGGCACGCAAGGGCTGTATCTGGTCCAGTACGTCCAGGCCGCCGACAGCCTGCTGATTTTCGACGCCGTCGATTACGGTCTCGCACCCGGCACGCTAAAGATCGTTGAGGATGAGGAAGTACCGGCCTTCCTCGGCGTGCGCAAGATGAGCCTGCACCAAACCGGCTTCCAGGAGGTGCTGATGCTCGCGCGCCTGACCGGCCGGTATCCGCGCCGCGTGCTGCTGTTCGGCTGCCAGCCTGACGAAGTGGACGATTACGGCGGCAGCCTTCGGCCCGCCGTGAAAGCGTCGCTGGAGCGCGCGCTCGAACTGGGCGTCGAGCGTCTCGCCGCATGGGGCGGCGAGCCCTCACCGCGCCGCACGCCGCTGCGCGCCTACGAGGCGGTCACGCTGCCGCATCTCGCGCTCTCGCGCTATGAAGGCGAGCGGCCCAGCGAGGCCGATGCGTGCCGCACGGGCGACGAGCGTGTGTTGCTGCGCTCGCGCCACGAGGAGCCGCCGTCGTGTGCATAG
- a CDS encoding HypC/HybG/HupF family hydrogenase formation chaperone — MRVIEVRGLQAWCDGRGERRRIDTSLVGPCSADEWLLVFLDAAREKLDATLAAEIDATLSLVERALASDAAMARANAHFELPSALGVDDLIRLTGGAQVAHGGHRPSEEST; from the coding sequence ATGCGGGTGATCGAGGTGCGGGGTTTGCAGGCGTGGTGCGATGGGCGCGGCGAACGCCGTCGCATCGACACCTCGCTGGTTGGCCCATGCAGCGCCGATGAATGGCTGCTGGTCTTTCTCGATGCGGCGCGCGAGAAACTCGACGCGACGCTCGCGGCGGAAATCGACGCGACGCTCTCGCTCGTCGAACGGGCGCTGGCGAGCGACGCCGCCATGGCCCGCGCGAACGCGCATTTTGAATTGCCGTCCGCGCTCGGCGTGGACGACCTGATCCGGTTGACCGGCGGCGCGCAAGTGGCGCACGGCGGTCACCGGCCCTCCGAGGAATCGACATGA
- a CDS encoding hydrogenase: MQRLIDDGHAVLVDERTLDEWLADSGECVVLLAGDPVRFPESLDVAVVLPELARLAAGRFGRALRAAVPTRESEDAIARRFGSQRWPALLWLRDGGYVTTLAGMMDWDDYVANVGYALAQPITRAPSVGIPLNAAGASAGCH; the protein is encoded by the coding sequence GTGCAACGGCTGATCGACGACGGACACGCCGTGCTCGTGGACGAACGCACGCTCGACGAATGGCTTGCGGACAGCGGCGAATGTGTCGTGCTGCTCGCGGGCGATCCGGTGCGCTTTCCCGAATCGCTCGACGTGGCCGTGGTGCTGCCCGAACTCGCGCGCCTCGCGGCGGGCCGCTTTGGCCGCGCCTTGCGCGCAGCGGTGCCGACGCGCGAAAGCGAGGACGCGATTGCGCGCCGCTTCGGTTCGCAGCGCTGGCCCGCATTGCTGTGGCTGCGTGATGGCGGCTATGTCACGACGCTCGCGGGCATGATGGACTGGGACGATTACGTGGCCAACGTCGGCTACGCGCTCGCGCAGCCGATTACGCGGGCGCCTTCGGTTGGCATTCCCCTTAACGCAGCCGGCGCTTCGGCGGGCTGTCACTAA
- a CDS encoding hydrogenase expression/formation protein, translating into MSMIPFPVPVVPFGPGSQDEGDAVLDYLPMPQGMRTYVAPSLPERADARSLDAARGVLREVLRVLAAYEPGTPPEVVDLTTCDAAALRILNDVLGEGEVSARIDDAQRGSVLIQETVFTGLWCVVEPDGASAADRLEIGAAPPLLVRPAQGTQPMAPLPELLPLGVMNAPSILSEVRDHVARWRAGDAPHVVNLTLLPLSPGDEQLIDAVLGEGAVQVLSRGYGNCRVGSTAIANCWRVAYFNSQDMLILNTIEITDLPEVVRAAPEDLADSRERLAQLIEWVGEA; encoded by the coding sequence ATGTCCATGATTCCGTTTCCCGTTCCCGTCGTGCCGTTCGGCCCTGGCAGCCAGGACGAGGGCGATGCGGTGCTCGACTATCTGCCGATGCCGCAAGGCATGCGCACCTATGTAGCGCCGTCACTGCCTGAGCGCGCCGATGCGCGCTCGCTCGACGCCGCGCGCGGCGTGCTGCGTGAGGTATTGCGCGTGCTCGCGGCATACGAACCCGGCACGCCGCCCGAAGTGGTCGATCTGACGACCTGCGATGCGGCGGCGCTGCGCATTCTCAACGACGTGCTGGGCGAGGGCGAGGTCAGCGCGCGCATCGACGATGCGCAGCGGGGCAGCGTTCTGATCCAGGAGACCGTGTTTACCGGGCTGTGGTGCGTGGTCGAGCCCGACGGCGCGAGCGCGGCCGACCGCCTCGAAATCGGCGCGGCTCCGCCGCTTCTCGTGCGGCCCGCACAGGGCACGCAGCCGATGGCGCCCTTGCCGGAGTTGCTGCCGCTGGGCGTGATGAACGCGCCTTCGATCCTGAGCGAGGTGCGCGATCACGTCGCGCGCTGGCGTGCCGGCGATGCGCCCCACGTCGTCAACCTGACGCTCCTGCCGTTGTCGCCGGGCGACGAGCAACTGATCGACGCCGTGCTGGGCGAGGGCGCGGTGCAGGTGCTCTCGCGCGGCTATGGAAATTGCCGCGTGGGCAGTACGGCGATCGCGAACTGCTGGCGCGTGGCCTATTTCAACTCGCAAGACATGCTGATCCTGAACACGATCGAGATCACCGATCTGCCGGAGGTCGTGCGCGCCGCGCCGGAAGACCTCGCGGATTCGCGCGAGCGACTGGCCCAGTTGATCGAGTGGGTGGGCGAGGCGTGA
- a CDS encoding rubredoxin: protein MTPDEGTKQFEGSYLGDSSRIGAHTRLECKICWWIYDPEQGDPVWQIPPHVPFAALPAHWRCPVCDGAADQFMVLGDAA, encoded by the coding sequence GTGACCCCGGACGAGGGTACGAAGCAATTCGAGGGCAGCTATCTCGGCGACAGCAGCCGCATCGGGGCGCATACGCGCCTCGAATGCAAGATCTGCTGGTGGATCTACGATCCCGAACAAGGCGACCCGGTGTGGCAGATTCCGCCGCACGTGCCGTTCGCGGCGCTTCCCGCGCACTGGCGCTGCCCCGTTTGCGACGGCGCGGCGGACCAGTTCATGGTGCTGGGGGACGCGGCTTGA
- the hybE gene encoding [NiFe]-hydrogenase assembly chaperone HybE has protein sequence MTARAVVKNAVQGAARGDPRGAALVAHFEAVASGATRDMPVVNRALRVEAIGFAPMASEAGARGAWPGALITPWSMNLLWLPGATQDSAPCPRPGGKACLRVGNVDFDWIGAHAQDVGAYACCSLFSPMFEFAGQESAAATARAVLAQLRCAEGGGQGGGKAVAPRASRRAFLLRPGAFGSAA, from the coding sequence TTGACCGCGCGCGCCGTCGTGAAAAATGCAGTGCAAGGTGCAGCGCGCGGCGATCCACGGGGGGCGGCGCTGGTCGCGCACTTCGAGGCGGTCGCGAGCGGTGCGACGCGCGACATGCCGGTCGTGAATCGCGCGTTGCGCGTCGAAGCGATCGGCTTCGCGCCGATGGCGAGCGAAGCCGGGGCGCGAGGCGCATGGCCTGGCGCGCTGATCACGCCGTGGTCGATGAATCTCCTCTGGCTGCCCGGCGCGACTCAGGACTCGGCGCCATGTCCGCGCCCAGGCGGCAAAGCGTGCTTGCGCGTAGGCAACGTCGATTTCGATTGGATCGGCGCGCATGCGCAAGACGTGGGTGCGTACGCGTGCTGCTCGCTCTTCTCGCCGATGTTCGAATTCGCCGGGCAGGAGAGCGCCGCCGCGACCGCGCGGGCCGTGCTTGCGCAGTTGCGTTGTGCCGAAGGAGGCGGCCAGGGCGGTGGGAAGGCCGTCGCGCCGCGCGCGTCGCGCCGCGCGTTCCTGTTGCGGCCGGGCGCGTTCGGGAGCGCTGCATGA
- a CDS encoding hydrogenase maturation factor HoxV/HupK: MSAATQPALAALAGQVRVRPGRQDSVVGGRPPLAAALLRGQPAATAASRLSALFALCGLAHRLCAELAVGAAGASAAPEREDAANAAHAAMLTRETLAVHLRCIWTDWPMRLVAAAPHRPPDVEAAGAPGWVERHVLGMPARQWLARWTDDPRGWLGAWSARAETFPARLLADCRAYADTTRATPRPLVIDETRLSELATAIAGSPSFGQAPLQHGLPAETGVWTRSDDPRALDYDTPWLRLGARVADVARLAAGDGGAGALRFGARTCAPGAALGWCEMARGVLVHWVRLAPDDAVFDGIRIEDYRVVAPTEWNFHRQGTLAQALSRLDPAPDDGALAARAGVWMGAFDPCIAYTVDTDGA; encoded by the coding sequence ATGAGCGCGGCGACGCAGCCCGCCTTGGCTGCGCTGGCCGGACAGGTCCGGGTGCGCCCCGGCCGGCAGGACAGCGTCGTGGGCGGCCGCCCGCCGCTCGCCGCCGCGCTGCTGCGCGGGCAACCGGCGGCCACTGCCGCGTCGCGGCTTTCGGCGCTGTTTGCGCTGTGCGGACTCGCGCACAGGCTCTGCGCGGAACTTGCGGTCGGCGCGGCGGGCGCTTCGGCGGCGCCCGAGCGGGAGGACGCCGCGAATGCGGCTCATGCCGCGATGCTCACGCGCGAGACGCTCGCCGTGCATCTGCGCTGCATCTGGACCGACTGGCCCATGCGGCTGGTCGCCGCCGCGCCGCATAGGCCGCCCGATGTCGAAGCGGCAGGCGCGCCCGGATGGGTGGAGCGGCATGTTCTCGGCATGCCTGCGCGCCAATGGCTCGCGCGCTGGACGGACGATCCGCGCGGTTGGCTGGGCGCCTGGAGCGCGAGGGCCGAGACGTTCCCGGCCCGGTTGCTGGCGGACTGCCGCGCCTACGCCGATACGACACGCGCCACGCCGCGGCCACTCGTGATCGACGAAACACGGTTGAGCGAACTGGCCACGGCGATTGCTGGGAGTCCGTCTTTCGGGCAAGCGCCCTTGCAGCACGGCCTGCCCGCGGAGACCGGCGTGTGGACGCGTAGCGACGATCCGCGCGCGCTGGACTACGATACGCCCTGGCTGCGGCTTGGCGCGCGCGTCGCGGACGTGGCCCGGCTGGCGGCGGGCGACGGCGGCGCAGGGGCGCTGCGCTTTGGCGCGCGGACCTGCGCGCCCGGCGCGGCGCTCGGCTGGTGCGAGATGGCGCGCGGCGTGCTGGTTCATTGGGTGCGGCTCGCGCCGGACGACGCCGTGTTCGACGGTATCCGCATCGAGGACTACCGCGTGGTCGCGCCGACCGAATGGAACTTCCACCGCCAGGGCACGCTCGCGCAAGCCTTGTCGCGGCTCGACCCCGCGCCGGATGATGGCGCGCTGGCCGCGCGCGCAGGCGTGTGGATGGGCGCGTTCGATCCGTGTATCGCCTATACGGTCGACACCGACGGTGCGTGA
- a CDS encoding hydrogenase maturation nickel metallochaperone HypA/HybF has protein sequence MHEVSLTGGVLASVEAAAERERFVRVKVLRLEVGRLAGVEVEALRFALEAIAPGTCLAGARVEIEEPTGSAWCMNCNATVPLAARGEPCAHCGGYWLQPNGGTELRIVDLIVDDA, from the coding sequence ATGCATGAAGTAAGCCTGACCGGCGGCGTGCTGGCATCGGTCGAAGCGGCCGCCGAGCGCGAGCGCTTTGTCCGCGTGAAGGTGCTGAGGCTCGAAGTCGGGCGCCTCGCGGGCGTCGAGGTCGAGGCGCTGCGCTTCGCCCTCGAAGCGATCGCCCCCGGCACCTGCCTCGCCGGCGCGCGCGTCGAGATCGAGGAACCCACGGGCAGCGCGTGGTGCATGAACTGCAACGCGACCGTGCCGCTGGCCGCGCGGGGTGAGCCCTGCGCGCATTGCGGCGGCTACTGGCTCCAGCCGAACGGCGGCACGGAGCTGCGCATCGTCGACCTGATCGTCGACGATGCATGA
- the hypB gene encoding hydrogenase nickel incorporation protein HypB — translation MCVVCGCGSTGDRQNAAQGHEGAQAHGHSGSHSHAHPGASGASGEDLHYGLGPAGVTVPGLDQGRTIKLEQDVLDENNRHAAANRQHFMAHGVRALNLVSSPGSGKTTLLCASIAALRERMPGLSVGVIEGDQQTASDAERIRASGAPAIQVNTGKGCHLDAAMVTAAFGRLPLHEHEHAPVAPKAPNAPRSVLFIENVGNLVCPALWDLGEEAKVAILSVTEGEDKPLKYPDMFAAARLMIVNKIDLLPYVQFDVEQCIVYARRVNPSLEVIRLSATTGEGLEAWLDWIARARDPIAERIGVLESELAALRAQQRRAGGTA, via the coding sequence ATGTGCGTGGTATGCGGGTGCGGCAGCACCGGCGATCGGCAAAACGCCGCTCAGGGGCACGAGGGCGCGCAGGCGCACGGCCACTCCGGTTCTCATTCTCACGCCCACCCGGGGGCTTCGGGTGCTTCGGGCGAGGACCTGCACTACGGTCTCGGGCCCGCGGGCGTGACGGTGCCCGGCCTCGACCAGGGGCGCACCATCAAGCTGGAGCAGGACGTGCTGGACGAGAACAACCGCCATGCCGCCGCCAACCGGCAGCACTTCATGGCGCACGGCGTGCGTGCGCTCAATCTCGTGTCGAGCCCCGGCTCGGGGAAAACGACGCTGCTGTGCGCGTCGATCGCCGCGCTACGCGAGCGGATGCCGGGCCTGTCCGTCGGCGTGATCGAGGGCGACCAGCAGACGGCGAGCGACGCCGAGCGCATTCGCGCGTCCGGCGCGCCCGCGATCCAGGTGAACACGGGCAAGGGCTGCCATCTCGACGCGGCGATGGTGACAGCAGCCTTCGGGCGGCTGCCGCTGCACGAACATGAACACGCGCCCGTCGCGCCCAAAGCACCCAACGCCCCGCGCAGCGTGCTGTTCATCGAGAACGTCGGCAATCTCGTCTGCCCCGCGTTGTGGGACCTCGGCGAAGAGGCGAAGGTCGCGATCCTCTCGGTGACGGAGGGCGAGGACAAGCCGCTCAAGTATCCCGACATGTTCGCCGCCGCGCGCCTCATGATCGTCAACAAGATCGACCTGCTGCCTTATGTGCAGTTCGACGTCGAGCAGTGCATCGTGTATGCGCGCCGCGTGAATCCGTCGCTCGAGGTGATCCGGCTTTCGGCCACGACCGGCGAAGGCCTTGAAGCGTGGCTCGATTGGATCGCGCGTGCGCGCGACCCGATTGCCGAGCGCATCGGCGTGCTGGAGAGCGAGCTTGCGGCGCTGCGCGCGCAGCAGCGGCGCGCCGGAGGCACCGCATGA
- a CDS encoding Kae1-like domain-containing protein yields the protein MTARVQHLPHALGDQTVLATGAWLRNVACVCIGGEVHWSPLHGDLDNPAHCVTLDASVAALVETAARAGRPVRAIAHDLHPDFYSTRVALEWGERLGVPTVAVQHHHAHIGAAAAEHGLNEPVVGLALDGVGLGTDGAAWGGELLEVAPAGWRRLGSLAPLALPGGDVAAREPWRMAAAALHALGRSDEIEPRLAAAVGNSAARTVGVMLARGLNCPPSTGAGRWFDAAAGLLGVCLRQRADAEAAIALERLASGYLVAHEAPDVAGLWQVADNGELDLRALLAELLTLADAGEAARGAAVFHLALAEALAHWAAHAAQGRVVLFGGGCFANPLLTAHLRESLAARGVHTLMPETVPCGDAGLALGQAWVAAYDPQVRSLPMTARGVSACA from the coding sequence ATGACGGCGCGTGTGCAGCATCTGCCGCATGCCCTCGGCGATCAGACGGTGCTCGCCACCGGCGCGTGGCTGAGGAACGTCGCGTGCGTGTGCATCGGTGGCGAGGTGCACTGGTCGCCGCTGCACGGCGATCTCGACAACCCGGCGCATTGCGTGACGCTCGATGCGTCGGTGGCCGCGCTCGTCGAGACCGCCGCGCGCGCGGGGCGGCCCGTGCGCGCGATCGCGCACGATCTGCATCCCGACTTCTACAGCACGCGCGTCGCGCTCGAATGGGGCGAGCGGCTCGGCGTGCCGACCGTCGCCGTCCAGCATCATCACGCGCACATCGGCGCGGCGGCGGCCGAGCACGGGCTGAACGAGCCCGTCGTCGGCCTTGCGCTCGACGGCGTGGGCCTGGGCACGGACGGCGCCGCGTGGGGCGGCGAACTGCTGGAAGTGGCGCCCGCCGGCTGGCGGCGCCTCGGCAGTCTCGCGCCGCTCGCGCTGCCCGGCGGCGACGTCGCGGCGCGCGAACCCTGGCGCATGGCCGCCGCCGCCTTGCACGCGCTCGGGCGCAGCGACGAAATCGAGCCGCGCCTTGCGGCCGCCGTGGGCAATAGCGCGGCGCGCACGGTCGGCGTCATGCTCGCGCGCGGCCTCAATTGCCCGCCGAGCACCGGCGCTGGTCGCTGGTTCGACGCGGCGGCGGGACTGCTCGGCGTGTGCCTGCGCCAGCGCGCCGATGCCGAGGCGGCCATCGCGCTCGAAAGGCTCGCGAGCGGCTACCTCGTCGCGCACGAGGCCCCCGACGTGGCAGGCCTGTGGCAAGTCGCGGACAACGGCGAGCTCGACCTGCGCGCGCTCCTCGCCGAGTTGCTGACGCTCGCGGACGCGGGCGAAGCCGCGCGCGGCGCGGCCGTTTTTCATCTTGCGCTGGCCGAGGCGCTCGCCCACTGGGCCGCGCACGCCGCGCAGGGGCGCGTCGTGCTGTTCGGCGGCGGCTGCTTTGCGAACCCGCTGCTCACCGCGCACCTGCGCGAGTCGCTCGCGGCGCGCGGGGTGCACACCCTAATGCCCGAGACGGTGCCCTGCGGCGACGCGGGCCTTGCGCTCGGCCAGGCCTGGGTTGCCGCATACGATCCGCAGGTGCGCTCCCTGCCCATGACCGCACGAGGAGTCAGCGCATGTGCCTAG
- a CDS encoding HypC/HybG/HupF family hydrogenase formation chaperone, translated as MCLAIPARLIEWSDTETGVVDLGGVRKSASLALVPDARPGDYVIVHVGFALGVIDPEEAERTLALFGEVAQSLGEAHDASVAQPGAAQ; from the coding sequence ATGTGCCTAGCCATTCCCGCACGGCTCATCGAATGGTCCGACACCGAAACCGGCGTCGTCGATCTCGGGGGTGTGCGCAAGTCGGCGTCGCTCGCGCTCGTGCCCGACGCGCGCCCAGGCGATTACGTGATCGTGCACGTCGGCTTCGCGCTGGGCGTGATCGACCCCGAAGAGGCCGAGCGCACGCTCGCGCTGTTCGGCGAGGTCGCCCAGTCGCTTGGCGAGGCGCACGACGCGTCCGTCGCGCAACCCGGAGCCGCGCAATGA